From the genome of Terriglobales bacterium, one region includes:
- the yihA gene encoding ribosome biogenesis GTP-binding protein YihA/YsxC — MKVHARFLKSAAAPEHFPAPDVPEVAFLGRSNVGKSSLINALLGVKIAHVSSTPGRTRTINFIELRQKTDTLEPDLMLADLPGYGYAKISKEISAEWPKFIEPYLSERESLRLCVCLIDANVAAQKSDRQLIDWLQHNDKELLVVATKADRLSSNQLSKALAQLRREHQVEQILPVSAKTGAGISELWRHLKLT, encoded by the coding sequence ATGAAAGTCCACGCCCGCTTTCTGAAATCTGCTGCTGCTCCCGAGCACTTCCCTGCTCCAGACGTACCTGAAGTAGCGTTTCTAGGACGTTCGAATGTCGGCAAATCAAGTCTGATTAACGCACTGCTCGGAGTCAAGATCGCGCACGTGAGTTCCACTCCGGGAAGAACACGGACCATCAACTTCATCGAGCTGCGGCAAAAAACCGACACATTGGAGCCGGACCTGATGCTTGCCGATCTGCCGGGTTATGGCTACGCAAAGATCTCGAAAGAAATTAGCGCCGAGTGGCCAAAGTTCATTGAGCCTTACTTGTCTGAACGCGAATCTCTGCGCTTGTGCGTATGTTTGATTGATGCAAACGTGGCTGCGCAAAAGAGTGACCGCCAACTAATTGATTGGCTGCAGCACAACGATAAGGAGTTGCTGGTTGTAGCGACAAAGGCGGATCGGCTCTCGTCGAATCAGCTCAGTAAAGCGCTTGCGCAACTCAGGCGCGAGCACCAGGTAGAACAGATTCTTCCGGTGTCAGCGAAGACTGGAGCGGGAATTAGTGAGCTATGGCGGCACCTGAAGCTAACGTAG
- a CDS encoding M1 family aminopeptidase — MKKFLLFFLSLIAVKNLQAQRLPQGVVPEHYQLSFTPNLKDATFSGDEIIDVRVLKPTTMITINSLEIKFASATVETHGATLNAKVTIDDDREQANIIAPRTIPAGPARLHIVFTGILNDKLRGFYLSETPKRRYAVTQFESTDARRAFPCFDEPDRKATFDITLVVDKGDTAISNERLVADTPGPSEDKHTLKFATTKKLSTYLVALLVGDFQCVSGSSDGIPIRVCATPDKTDQGKFALEAAEYIMHYYNDYFGIKYPFGKLDLIAIPDFEAGAMENAGAITYRESFILLDPKVANVDNYELVAAVAAHEMAHQWFGDLVTMKWWDNLWLNEGFATWLESKPVAKWKPEWNEALSELAETTRSLSLDALKNTRPIRQKAETPAEINELFDGIAYGKAAAVLRMVEHYVDPELFRKGVHNYLLAHSYGNATAEDFWSAITQASGKPADKIMSSFIVQPGAPLLHVSQESDGQLSVSQERFFNDRQLLGTSPQVWTVPVCHKNLSPESVSSCFVLAERGQQAKSSASGPAFANLDGHGYYRTEYEQKLRDELTKGLQTKLTPADRISMVSDEWALMRVGRISISNYLDLVSQLKGERLRQVWKDVLENLAYIDDKLVSPGDRDSFRQLVRSILHPTYDLLADTRDPQEKALRADLFDVLGIVGRDPAVIAEARQLAQKVLEDPGSVDPLLIRPALEIAAAQGDQALYDQIVQRLKGSTDQVMRGRFMYALAHFEKPELTRQALALGVSGAIRNQDSTGYISDFLRNPYTRTEAWKFIQGHWGDVEKTFTTSSGSSLVAGAGNFCDTDAASTVSAFFKVHTVPATERTLRQSVERINACADLKKMQGSNLQGWLVARSTGTGAGN; from the coding sequence ATGAAGAAGTTCTTATTGTTTTTCCTAAGCCTCATCGCGGTTAAAAATCTGCAGGCGCAGCGGCTTCCACAAGGGGTCGTACCAGAGCACTATCAGCTCAGCTTCACACCTAACCTGAAAGATGCGACTTTTTCCGGTGACGAGATCATCGATGTTCGCGTGCTGAAGCCGACGACGATGATCACGATTAATTCCCTAGAGATCAAGTTCGCCTCAGCAACCGTTGAGACGCATGGCGCAACGCTGAATGCCAAAGTCACAATCGATGACGACCGCGAACAGGCCAACATCATCGCTCCGCGAACGATCCCGGCAGGCCCAGCTCGTCTGCACATCGTCTTTACGGGAATCCTGAACGACAAATTGCGTGGCTTCTACTTGAGTGAAACGCCAAAGCGCCGATATGCTGTCACACAGTTTGAGTCCACGGATGCCCGTCGCGCTTTTCCTTGTTTCGATGAGCCCGATAGGAAGGCGACATTTGACATCACTCTGGTTGTAGACAAGGGCGATACAGCCATTTCGAACGAGAGACTCGTTGCTGATACGCCAGGTCCTTCCGAAGACAAACATACTCTCAAGTTTGCAACGACGAAGAAGCTCTCTACCTATCTGGTTGCGCTGCTCGTAGGCGATTTTCAATGCGTAAGCGGATCTTCCGACGGCATTCCTATTCGCGTCTGTGCTACTCCCGACAAGACAGATCAAGGAAAGTTCGCACTCGAAGCCGCCGAATACATCATGCATTACTACAACGATTACTTCGGCATCAAGTATCCGTTCGGAAAACTGGATTTGATAGCCATTCCCGATTTTGAAGCTGGCGCGATGGAGAACGCAGGCGCGATCACCTACCGCGAGAGTTTCATCCTGCTGGATCCGAAGGTCGCGAATGTCGACAACTACGAGCTAGTTGCTGCTGTTGCCGCCCATGAAATGGCACACCAATGGTTTGGCGATCTGGTGACGATGAAGTGGTGGGATAACCTCTGGCTCAACGAGGGATTTGCCACCTGGCTCGAATCGAAGCCAGTGGCGAAGTGGAAGCCGGAGTGGAACGAAGCTTTGAGCGAGCTTGCAGAAACCACTCGCTCGCTCAGTCTGGACGCGCTGAAGAATACGCGTCCAATCCGGCAGAAGGCTGAGACTCCCGCCGAGATCAACGAGCTCTTTGACGGTATCGCCTATGGTAAAGCCGCCGCCGTGCTGCGGATGGTGGAGCATTACGTCGATCCTGAGCTCTTCCGCAAGGGCGTGCACAATTATTTGCTGGCGCATTCGTACGGAAATGCGACTGCGGAAGATTTCTGGAGCGCGATTACTCAGGCGTCAGGCAAGCCGGCAGACAAGATCATGTCGAGCTTCATCGTACAGCCCGGTGCGCCTTTGCTGCATGTTTCACAGGAGTCGGACGGTCAACTCTCGGTGTCACAGGAGCGCTTCTTCAATGATCGTCAGCTATTAGGGACAAGCCCGCAGGTATGGACCGTGCCGGTATGTCACAAGAATCTTTCTCCTGAAAGCGTCAGCTCATGTTTTGTCCTTGCGGAGCGAGGTCAGCAGGCCAAGTCTTCCGCTAGTGGACCGGCATTCGCGAATCTGGATGGACACGGTTACTACCGCACGGAGTACGAACAGAAGCTTCGCGATGAGCTGACCAAGGGTCTCCAGACGAAACTCACTCCGGCTGATCGCATTTCGATGGTCAGTGATGAATGGGCCCTGATGCGCGTTGGGCGAATCTCGATCAGCAATTATCTCGACTTGGTTTCGCAACTCAAGGGCGAGCGCCTGCGACAGGTTTGGAAGGATGTCCTGGAAAATCTCGCATATATCGACGACAAGCTCGTCAGCCCAGGTGATCGCGACTCATTCCGTCAATTGGTTCGCAGCATCCTGCATCCGACATATGACTTGCTGGCAGACACTCGGGACCCGCAGGAAAAAGCGTTGCGTGCGGATCTGTTTGATGTGCTCGGGATCGTCGGGCGCGATCCTGCGGTGATCGCGGAGGCTCGTCAGCTGGCACAGAAGGTTCTGGAGGATCCAGGCTCGGTAGACCCGTTGCTGATCCGTCCCGCACTCGAGATCGCCGCGGCTCAGGGTGATCAGGCTCTTTATGACCAGATCGTGCAGCGGCTGAAAGGAAGTACTGACCAGGTGATGCGGGGCCGATTCATGTATGCGCTCGCGCATTTCGAGAAGCCAGAGCTTACACGTCAGGCGCTAGCATTGGGTGTGTCGGGAGCGATACGCAATCAGGACTCTACGGGATACATAAGCGATTTCCTGCGGAACCCGTATACGCGAACGGAAGCCTGGAAATTCATTCAGGGCCACTGGGGGGATGTCGAAAAAACGTTTACGACCTCGAGCGGCTCCTCACTCGTCGCAGGGGCAGGAAACTTTTGTGATACCGATGCAGCTTCCACCGTGAGCGCCTTCTTCAAGGTTCACACCGTGCCCGCAACAGAGCGGACGCTGCGGCAGTCAGTGGAACGCATTAACGCCTGTGCAGATTTGAAGAAGATGCAAGGATCGAACCTGCAAGGGTGGTTGGTAGCGCGCAGTACCGGAACGGGAGCCGGCAACTAG
- the hutI gene encoding imidazolonepropionase — protein MSAIPAQGVAKPLLLTNIGQLLTLKDVAGRNQPLRGRELLELGILQNTAVFCRDGKIVAVGSEVEVGARATQEIGADLRVFDCRRGTVLPGFVDSHTHPVFVLPRLIDFEQRIHGSTYEEIAKAGGGIRSSMEGVRKASEEELSSTVLRAFEDMERSGTTTVEAKSGYGLSTDSELKSLRAIRRAAQQWSGTVSSTLLGAHVVPAEFQQRPDAYVDLVCNEMIPKVAREKLAEFVDVFCERGAFTIAQTERVFDAAQKVGLGTRAHVCQFTPQDLSRLSRFEPASYDHLDCLTDKDLQSMAQQSTICTLLPGASYFLAHSYPKARRLIDAGAAIALATDFNPGTSPTTSMPLVLSLACTQMRVSPAEAICAATINAAHSLRLGSKKGSIEVGKDADLAVFDARDYREICYWFGRETCRATVLNGQLAIH, from the coding sequence GTGAGCGCCATTCCTGCGCAGGGCGTAGCCAAACCTCTCCTGCTAACCAATATTGGCCAGTTGCTTACGTTGAAGGACGTCGCTGGTCGAAACCAACCGCTTCGCGGTCGAGAGCTGCTGGAGCTGGGAATTCTTCAGAACACCGCCGTCTTCTGTCGTGATGGAAAAATTGTTGCTGTTGGCTCCGAGGTCGAAGTTGGAGCGCGGGCGACGCAGGAGATTGGAGCGGATCTTCGAGTCTTCGATTGCAGGCGAGGTACGGTCCTGCCGGGATTTGTGGATTCCCACACACATCCTGTATTTGTCTTGCCTCGCCTGATCGATTTTGAGCAGCGGATTCATGGAAGCACGTACGAGGAGATTGCCAAGGCCGGAGGCGGTATTCGTTCCAGCATGGAAGGTGTGCGTAAGGCGAGCGAGGAAGAGTTGTCGAGCACCGTGTTGCGCGCCTTCGAGGATATGGAACGCTCGGGAACCACAACCGTCGAGGCGAAATCCGGCTATGGGCTCTCGACGGACTCAGAGCTAAAGTCGCTGCGCGCGATCCGCCGAGCGGCGCAGCAATGGTCCGGGACTGTGAGCTCCACCCTTTTGGGCGCCCATGTTGTGCCTGCCGAGTTTCAGCAACGACCCGATGCCTATGTGGATCTTGTATGCAACGAAATGATTCCCAAAGTGGCTCGGGAAAAGCTCGCCGAGTTCGTCGATGTCTTCTGCGAACGTGGAGCGTTTACGATCGCGCAAACGGAACGAGTCTTCGACGCTGCACAAAAAGTCGGCCTAGGAACACGAGCGCATGTTTGCCAATTCACTCCGCAGGATCTATCCAGGCTATCCAGATTCGAACCGGCTTCTTATGACCATCTGGATTGTTTGACCGACAAAGATTTGCAGTCCATGGCGCAGCAGAGCACAATTTGCACACTGCTGCCCGGAGCCTCATACTTCTTGGCTCATTCGTACCCTAAAGCGCGGCGGTTGATCGACGCGGGCGCGGCAATCGCCCTGGCTACGGATTTCAATCCGGGAACGTCGCCAACAACCAGCATGCCGTTGGTGCTCTCACTCGCGTGCACGCAAATGCGTGTGAGTCCGGCAGAAGCGATCTGTGCCGCAACCATCAATGCTGCGCACTCGCTGCGCCTTGGAAGCAAAAAGGGAAGTATCGAAGTGGGGAAAGATGCGGATCTAGCCGTTTTCGACGCAAGAGACTATCGCGAGATCTGTTACTGGTTCGGAAGAGAAACTTGTCGTGCAACCGTGCTGAACGGCCAGCTCGCAATTCATTAA
- the hutU gene encoding urocanate hydratase has protein sequence MPVETEAPPTTETGIKAPRGTQISCKGWQQEAAMRMLMNNLDAEVAERPQDLVVYGGTGRAARNWDCYHAIVSSLRNLEGDETLIVQSGKPVGVFKTHDYAPRVLIANSNLVGHWSNWEKFNELERAGLTMYGQMTAGSWIYIGSQGIVQGTFETFSAAGEKHFSGDLAGKLVVSGGMGGMGGAQPLAATMAGACFLGIDVNPERIKKRLKTGYCDFMVNSLDEALRILKNSIRKREAVSVGLVGNCAEVIPELAARGVKPDLLTDQTSAHDPLNGYIPAGLTIDAADELRRNDPKGYLERSLDSIARHVEGMLELQKSGSVTFDYGNNIRTFAFERGVKNAYDFPGFVPAYIRPLFCEGRGPFRWVALSGEPSDIAVTDDLILEMFPENQILSRWINLARKRIRFQGLPARICWLGYGERAQFGLAMNDLVKRGKLKAPIVIGRDHLDCGSVASPFRETESMKDGSDAIADWAFLNALLNTASGASWVSIHNGGGVGIGYSQHAGQVTVADGTDIMAKRIERVLTNDPGIGVARHADAGYQEAQSFADRTGVHIPMQRGSGPRKDTTGSSIPNSSVTGGRHE, from the coding sequence ATGCCGGTTGAAACAGAAGCGCCTCCAACCACGGAAACGGGAATCAAAGCTCCCCGCGGCACGCAGATTTCCTGCAAGGGCTGGCAACAGGAAGCCGCTATGCGGATGCTCATGAATAACCTCGATGCCGAGGTGGCAGAGCGTCCGCAGGATCTAGTCGTCTATGGTGGGACTGGCCGGGCTGCGCGCAACTGGGATTGTTATCACGCGATTGTTAGCTCTCTTCGGAATCTTGAAGGTGACGAGACGCTGATCGTGCAATCGGGTAAGCCAGTGGGCGTCTTCAAGACTCACGACTACGCGCCGCGCGTGCTCATTGCGAATTCGAACCTCGTCGGGCACTGGTCAAATTGGGAGAAGTTCAACGAACTCGAACGCGCTGGACTGACGATGTATGGCCAGATGACTGCCGGATCCTGGATTTACATCGGCTCGCAGGGAATCGTTCAAGGGACGTTCGAGACGTTCTCAGCAGCGGGTGAGAAGCATTTCAGTGGTGACCTGGCAGGCAAGTTAGTCGTAAGCGGCGGCATGGGGGGCATGGGCGGCGCGCAGCCGCTGGCCGCCACGATGGCTGGTGCCTGTTTCCTCGGTATTGACGTCAATCCCGAGCGCATCAAGAAGCGCTTGAAGACCGGCTATTGCGATTTCATGGTGAACAGCCTCGATGAGGCTCTGCGCATTCTGAAGAATTCGATTCGCAAGAGGGAAGCAGTCTCGGTTGGCCTGGTCGGGAACTGTGCGGAGGTAATTCCGGAGCTGGCCGCTCGCGGCGTTAAGCCCGATCTGCTCACAGATCAAACTTCCGCGCACGATCCACTGAACGGTTACATTCCCGCCGGTTTAACGATCGATGCTGCCGACGAGCTGCGACGTAATGATCCTAAAGGCTATCTGGAGCGCTCGCTGGATTCCATTGCTCGCCACGTAGAAGGCATGCTGGAACTGCAGAAGTCGGGATCGGTGACCTTTGACTACGGCAACAACATTCGCACATTCGCGTTCGAGCGTGGCGTCAAGAATGCCTACGATTTTCCCGGATTTGTTCCAGCATACATTCGTCCGCTCTTCTGCGAAGGACGCGGGCCATTTCGCTGGGTTGCCCTTTCAGGAGAGCCGTCAGACATTGCTGTAACCGACGACCTAATCCTGGAGATGTTTCCTGAAAACCAGATTCTCAGTCGCTGGATCAATTTGGCACGCAAACGGATTCGATTCCAGGGATTGCCTGCGCGTATCTGCTGGCTAGGTTACGGAGAACGTGCCCAGTTCGGACTGGCGATGAACGATCTTGTGAAGCGCGGCAAACTTAAAGCTCCAATCGTTATCGGTCGCGACCATCTTGATTGTGGTTCTGTCGCGTCTCCATTTCGGGAAACCGAGTCCATGAAGGATGGCAGCGATGCCATCGCAGACTGGGCCTTTCTTAATGCCTTGCTGAATACTGCCAGCGGCGCAAGCTGGGTCTCTATCCACAACGGCGGCGGAGTGGGCATTGGGTATTCGCAGCACGCCGGCCAGGTGACGGTTGCCGATGGCACGGACATAATGGCAAAGCGCATCGAGCGGGTCCTCACCAACGATCCGGGCATCGGAGTTGCCAGGCACGCTGATGCTGGCTATCAAGAGGCGCAGTCTTTCGCCGATCGCACGGGTGTTCACATCCCCATGCAGCGGGGTTCAGGGCCGCGGAAAGATACGACTGGATCTTCGATTCCGAATTCTTCAGTCACGGGTGGCCGACACGAGTGA